AGGGGGCGACCAACGTGCCAAACCACGATCTTACCCAAATGATCTTCTTGTTCACATATATGACCTTGATAAAATTAGTCGTCTATTGCCTACTGATTAGGTAAGCTGTGCTTTTCTGGACTACGTGGCAAGGCACGGTCCTACCCAATTTATTCTTTAACAATTTGTTCTAGCATTTGACATGTCTGTAGGTATTTATATAACATTTTTGTTAGAGATACCAACATTAATAACATATTCGAACCATGATAGAAATAATATCATCCTTATCTTATAAGACTcattattaatatcattttttgtttggggtttACTAActattgttttcttttgctGCTTAAAGTGGaggattataatttttttttattaacttactAATTTATTTGCATCTATTCTTCCTTTTAAAGACTCACTTTTTCTAGGTTCactatatttttgttaactttcagtaaataatcaaataagtttttcaataaTTGCTCCTGACATTGGAATACCAGGGAAGCTACTGGGTGAAACAGAAGTTGTTGAACTATAGTCcaaaataaagtaccatacaagTCATTATTAGCGTCAGATTGGTttcaaatgtcttttttttttctttttcttttttcagggTCCCATCATGAAGGACAAAAAAGAACTATagtccaaaataaataaattttatgacTTGGTCAAATTTATATTCATTTTGAAGCCTTGAATAGATACTTTATAATGGAATAAGTAGCACTCAAAATTAGTCCTACACACAGATGTTTCAGTGAGCAAAGCATCAATGGAATTCACTATCTAAGAAATTTGAGGGCCAACTCTGGTCAATGAAGGCCACACCAGACTAGAGTAGAAAATAATCTACAAATTAGTAAAGAACTTACTTTGTATGATTGAATTCATTATTATATGCTTGTGTTATACCCATGATGTACATGGTTAGAAACATTGTTCTATGCACTATACTGTTAATTTAGAATGTTTAGTATGTTATGGGTGTTGGAacatgtgtgagagagagaaaattgggAATAAGTGGATAATTTagctgctgatgtggctcaatagaagtatagtaacaataaataatacGCTTTAACttttatagatatatatatatatatatatatatttgagaaacaaacacatacacatatacacacacacaagagagagcAAAATGAGTTCTAATATAAAGACACACCACAACTTCACTCAAAAACCAtagtaaacttttatatatatatatatatagagagagagagagagagagagagagagagagagagagagagagagatttgtcaaatttatttctttaacaTATGTCATTTGgtaattaaatatagcataaaGCGACTTTTTATCCTCAATTCAATTCTACAGTTCGATCCACATGATTCTCTCTTTGATCCTATGTAAGATTTTGACTTTGACAACCATGGTGTGAACCGGTGATGGACTAAACCAAAGTTGACCTTTAGGTTTCAAATACTAATTGATTACATTAAATGAAGGTGGGCCACCCATTGGTGTTGATTTTGCTTTTTGAGTCCGGTTAGATACCACCTTTCATAACATATTTAAACCATGATAAAAGTAAacatcatatttatttttttatgaaaataaacaTCAATTATAAGCcatataattcaacaaaaaaaataaataaataaaaatagaagccATATAAATATGATGTTTACAATGATGTAAACATCATATTTATAAGGCTTATAATTGATTTACTAATTACAATAGGTGACATCAATAGTTGGAAAAAATATCGTAcacctagatttttttttttttgggggttttattgactattgttttcttttgctGCTTAAAGTGGaggattaggttttttttttttttgtttttgtcttcaaaaacaacaacaacaacaacaaaaacaagggtttttttttttttttgccatttattctcgaaaaaggttttttttgtttttgttttttatcaccttattaatttgttttcatATATACTTCCTCTTAAGGACCCACTTCTTAATTATACATTGCAATATCAGAGAAGCTATGTGAAACCCAAAAGAAGAAGTCTTTGAACTTTCTAAAAATCATTTTGAAGATGACGGTCAAACATTTCACATTGCAAAATCTTAAAAGATTTGcaagaaaccaaaaatatctaaagacTGAGCTTTCCAAGCAAAACTCTGCCTGTTAAACTGTTTGCCCTCATAAAAGATTCGGGCTTACTGTgaattcatgatttttttttttttttaaagtggaTAGTAAATTCATGTTGTGGgaacaaaaaatagtaaacaataaatttagaatcacaaaatattttaaaatgatgaAATGACAAGTggtcaataaaaataataaaatatgatatctacaaattagaaccaataataatgtaataaattGTAATTGGAACACCATCAAatgatacaaaataaaaaagaaaagagaagtatAGAATAgttcataataaaaaagatcATGACTTctcaccaaaaataataataataataatgacatcATAAAGAATAGTGGAGTCAAGTGGGCCTGATAAAAAGCGAGAGCAGGGCCAAGTTAAAAACTCAATTGGCTACATCATTTTCCGACTTTAATCTCTTCTTTAATCAGTTCTTTCATCAAGCAGCTGCCATTTGCTCTTTCAGTACTCTTGTGTTTACCAAACAAATTTCCATTTCCAACTTCCAACAATGGCTTGGGCTCTTGTATCTGCTATCAAGGACCAGCTTAGTTCTTTCATTGCTTCAGAGTTCTTGTCAATTGCAAATTTCAAGGGAGAAGTCCAGAAGCTTGAAAGCAAATTCCACACCATCCAGGCAATGCTCAACGATGCAGAGAAACGGCAAGTGAAGGAGGAAGCTGTGAAGCTTTGGTTAGATAAGCTCAAAGACGTATCCTACCATATGGACGACGTGTTGGATGAGTGGAACACTGCCATGATCAAAGCAGAGATTgagaaacaacaaaaagatGATGCAGAAAAAGCTGAAACTAGCAGTGCTGCTAAGAAAAGGAAGGTATGGCCCCTCATCTCAGTTCCTACTCTTTTGCAGCATCGTGATATTGCTCATAAGATAAAAGAACTTAATGAAAAATTAGATGAGATTGACAGAGAGGGAGAGGTGTACACGTTTGCATTGACTAGGGGCAATGAAGAAGTTGAGAGACCAAGAACAACTTCCTTTGTTGATGTGTCTGAAATTCTTGGTCGTGATAAAGTTAGGGATGATCTAGTGAGCATCCTATTGGGCAAGGGTAGTGAAGAAGTAAGAAACCCCCATGTCATCTCTTTAGTGGGCATGGGTGGTATTGGAAAAACTACTCTTGCCCAACTAGCCTATAATGATGATGAGGTGAAGGCACATTTTGAGATAAAagtgtgggtttgtgtttctgaCCCTTTCAATCAAGGCAAGGTTGCCAAGGAAATTTTTGAATCTATTAAATTTCAATCCCCCAACATTACTACTTTGCACAGTGAAACAAAAATCTTTGAATCTATTGAATCTCAATCCCCCAACATGACTGCATTGCAAACTCTATTGGAAGCAATTTGTAAAGAAGTTGAGGGAAAGAAGTTCTTTCTTGTCTTAGATGATGTGTGGACTGAAGGCTCCACAATGTGGGAGCCATTTAGACTTGCACTCAAATATGCTGCCCAAGGCAGTAGAATTCTAGTCACCACACGTAAAAGTAGAGTCGCGGAGATGATGGGAAGTGTGAGCATAATTAATTTGGAGGTATTGTCtaaagaagattgttggttggtGTTTagtaaaatagcattttttgaTAGGGATCCTAAGCAACGTGAGCAACTAGAAGACCTCGGCACGCAAATAGTAGAAAAATGCAAAGGTTTGCCACTTGCCGCTAAGACTCTAGGGAGTCTCATGCAGTTCAAGAGAAGTAGAGAAGAATGGAAGAGTATTTTGGATAACAATTTTTGGGAATTTGAAGATGTGGAAAGAAGTCTTTATGCACCATTATTATTGAGTTATTATGATTTATCCTCACCATTGAGACGGTGCTTCTCATTTTGTGCTGTTTTTCCCAAAGATTATGTCTTTTCTAGCGATGAATTGGTATTTATGTGGATGTCACAAGGATATATCAAGCCGAAGGCAAATATGGAGATAGAAATCATTGCTAGAGAGTACTTTGAAAATTTAGCTATACGATCTTTCTTCCAAGATTTtgagaaagatgaagatgatgaccAAATAATAAGGTGCAAAATGCATGACATAGTGCATGACTTTGCACAATTAATATCAAAAAATGAATGCTTCACAATCAATAGTGACATGGACTTGGGAGTAGATTATAAAAATGCCCGTCATCTGTGGTTAAAAATTCCCAAAGATATCCAATTTCTTGAGTCCATTTGTAGTGCAAAAAATTTACACACCCTCATTTTTGTACTTGAAGGTGGTTATAACTTATTTACTTTATCCCAGCATTTTAGATGTTTACGGGTATTAACTTTGTATTGTGGATATCATAGTATGTTAATGGGACTTCCAGATGCAGTGGGAAATTTCATACATTTGAGGTATCTCTATTTAGTCAATTATTATGGAGATGCATTGCCTGAAACCATTTGTAATCTTTGCAATTTACAAATTTTGCATATTAAATTTGCTGGTGGGTTACTAAAATTGCCACAAGGGAtggataaattaattaacctaAGACATTTTAAGTTGGATTGCAAAACCTATAGGGatccaaatataaattttccaAGAGGGTTTGGGAGATTGACTTCTCTTAGAACATTAAAGTATTTCCACATAAATGGTGAGGATGATAGATGTAAATTGGGAGAATTAAGAAATTTGAACCACCTTAAAGGGACTCTTCAAATAAATGGGTTGGAGAACGTGGTAGATCAATGTGAGGCCACAAATGCACaactgaagaagaagataaatctTCGTACTTTGAAGCTATTGTTTCACCCAAACAAATGGGATTTTGAGGAAATAACAAGGGGGATGGATGCATTAGTTCTGAATGCCTTAGAGCCACCTCCTAACTTGGAAGATTTAAGCATTCGTTACTACAAGGGACCGACAATGTCTCCTTGGATGGTGTCCTTGACCAATTTgaaaaaccttaattttgaGTATTTATTTATAGAGCATTTTCCTCCTCTGGGGAAACTTCCGGTCCTCGAATCATTGAGAATAGAGAGGATTAATAGATTGAAAAAGTTAGGGGTTGAATTTATGGGAATAGAAGAATCTGAAAAGAAGGAGAAAGACGATATATCAATAACGCTATTCCCAAATTTGATATTTCTCGAAATTTATGAATTAATAGAGTGGGAAGAATGGAATGGGattggaggagaagaagaagaagaagaagactgtACCAGAAGATTTGCTATAATGCCACGTCTTCAACATTTGAGTATCAGGAGTTGCCCAAAGTTAAAGTCGCTACCGAACTTCCTTCGTACAACTCCATTACAGCATTTGGAGATCCAAAACTGTCAAATTCTGGAGGAACGCTACAAAAGAGGGACAAGAGAGGAATGGCCCAAGATTTCCCACATCCCTAACATCATGATCGGTTACAAGTATGTGCAAAGAGACGGTCGAGAGTATAAAATTGATTCATATCTCAAGGTAATTTCTTTTAacgcttcttcttctccttggtcttcttcttttattttgcaatatatcaatattaaattaataaaaatgttacTATTCTGCCAAAATTtcccattgaaaaaaaaaaaaaaaaaacgctagTTGATGAATTTATCTGGTTCTCAATCATTTGAATTAGGCAATTTATTGTTTAGATTGAGTTATTTTGTGATTTATCTAAAATCGCTTAATAAATATCCAAATGAATATCCTTAAAAATCTAATTCATTTGCATATGTATAGACAGAAAACAGCTCCAATGTCTACCTCTTTCTATTTCATTTACGGTTTTCCTCATTTTCTTGAATTAAAATGGTTCCCGCGATCTCTGTCTTGtgcatcttcttttatttttctaaatatatCTATTAATATTCTAATTGATTGCCAACCAGTCCCAcagattaaaaatttaataacaacTTTAGTTAGATTCTAAGTAATTTGAATTAGGCGATTTGTATTTTGCCGTATTCTCATAACTAGCAAAGCATGtggttctttctcaaaaaaaaaaaaaaaataagcaaagcATGTGGTTGCTTATATTCAGTCATCTTGTTTAGACTAATAAAACAACTCCAATTGCTCTCACTAATTTCCTTCTGTTTGGGCATGTAGACTAATTTGAAATAACTCATGATTTACTGAGAGAAGGCTCAAAAAATAAGACGAAGAAAAATTCCTATCAAAGAATTTTTGGATGAAAGATGATTTGTCAGTGTGGGCAAAGTTCTTTCTTGGCTTGATTCAGAGATGCAAGTCTAATCCAGTCATGGGTAACTTCCtcaaactcttcttcttcttcttcttcttttattagaactaaatatcaattaattatcCTACTTATCTTTCAAAAATCCCCTAAAATAAGATTTTGGCCAAACTCTCAAAGACACTAACATCAACAGTTCAATCATATGTTCTCTTTTGTGTGTGCTTTTGATATATGTATTAAATAATAACTTCTTATCAAActtcatttataatattttaacatttgtCCTATCAATTATAAGATGAATGACCTTTTATATGGAATAACTCAAATGGGTCCTGTTGagtaaatttttaaatttgttaatgcTTTAAAATCTCCATAAATTTGTTGATGCTTTAAAATCTCCATAAATTTGTTGAGTGACTCTATAAACTGATTGAGGTTCTGTCCACATTGATCAGACCTCAACAAATTAAGATAAACCTTATTTTTGAAACATGTACTTCTGTAATTGTCAATTCtcagtttatataaattttgaagcaATACTGTTTTGTGTCCTACTAAATACCAATTTATGTTTTCCACTGGTAAGCTTCAAGCTTTAGTTTTTGGCCCACTATCCATGGATTTGAGTCTAGAAcatttcaaaatatttgttataatttgAATAGGATTGATAATCAAGATAGTGGCATGATCATTTTCATGATGTTAGTTAATTTCctctgcgtttttttttttttttttttgatatgatcCTCTACTTGTTAAATGCTCATTTGGAAGTGCTGATGTGGTACCATTTGTTTGATATTATTTGTTGATCAGATGCAATGCATATTCGGGTTGCAGTTTTCTAGTTCCCCAATGTGTCAATGGTTGAAAGGTGCTAGTCTCTTCACAATCATTGTTGTTGTGAGTTTATTCAATTTTACAAGTAAGAAATAAATTTCAAgcaaaatattatgatattgatttaaagatttttttttttttttttctggtatAAAAGACAAGAAATTTCCTCTTTTCAGTGTTcataaatttagctacaagtTCAGATTTTtggatgatgatggtgagaaatTATTTGTGATCGTGCATGTGTCAGCAAAGTTTGACAACGGCTTGATTCGGCATTGCAATTCTGATCCAGTCATGGGTAacaccttcttcttcatcatcttcttttatttaaccaaaatttcaataaattatcctactcatttctcaaaaattccctcaaaaagataataataaaaactttggTAGATTAAATTAAGGATTTTGGCCAAACTCACAAAGACACTGACACGAATGGTTCAATCTGGTATGCCCACTATATGCAGCTTAATTAGAATGTGTGGAAGATTctctatttgaaaagaaaagaaaaaaaataataatacctGAATGAATGttactaaaattttaacttGACATGTTGGCTTTCTTTTGTAGTCAATCTAAGTTAGACGCATGAAATGAAATCTATATAACACTAGTcttaagaagagagagaggggccCTCAAggctttaaaataaatttgttaattatCAAGTTCGAAAGTTATAGGGTTAGGTAATTGCTATTTATCAAGTTCGAAAGTTATAGGGTTAGGTAATTGCTATCATATGCTTATTTCTTGGTTGAGAGTCTAAAGTATTTCATTACATGAAAAAGTGTGAAGTACAGGACGCTTGTTACTagtaggaaagaagaagaaactacATATACCTTGGCTTTGTTAATTGGATCATTTACTCCTCTACTGTGAGGTATatcaatattttcttcttaatcaTCTGTCTgtttttccttatcattttgTCCATTTGATAGTCTCATgctaaatatttaatttttttttggcctcaTTTGAACCAAACATCTTATTCAAATATCTAGGGATGTACATTTGTCATGAATCAAATTTTCATGCAAGGATGCCCATTTGAGAAAGGGCCACAAAAGCAGGTCCTTTATCATTTTATAATGGAAGCAAGGATGTGCATCATGGAACATATCATGTGCAATCCATATTATATGGAGGTAGATGGAAGGTGAGCTAGGTAATTGACCAATTTTCAACTCATAATTTCTGGCCTTATGTTTTAGGTTTGAAATTTGTTTGCTAATTTTCACGGTTTAGTGTTATACGTTTAGGAGATTAATGAATGCAAAAGCATGTGGATTTCATGTCTTAGTGATTGAAGAGTTTCGTGTCATGGAAGAGGGGGAAGAGTGCAATGTTACCACCAAGAATGGAGGGGATGAGATGATAAattcttgcttttctttttacCATTGCTAGACGCCCAATTTGGAATGACATTCAAAAATGGAAATACCTGAATTAGTCACCAATATGagcaaggaaaaaagaagaagaagaaggcaatgAAGCCATATTACTATTGTTTGCTCTATGCAATTCAATTTTGATTCACCTATAGGTAActttatattcttctttttcttcttctgatgCTATTGCATTTGCTTTTCAATCCATGCCCAACTACTTTTATTTCCATCCCTTTAGGGCCTGGGAATGTTTTGGTCCCATTCAATCAGAACATCATGCAAAATATTCTTTCCTCATTTGGTTTTATTTAATCTTAACATCAGGCGAAAGGCTTCATGTACAAAAGCCccattacttataaaaaaaatggttcaaaAGCCCTGTTATCACTTCAAGATGCTGCAAACAAGCTTAACCtttgatcttgttttctttaatagtccatttgttttgtttacatatgaaaagaaacaagtttaattttcaaataacacCTTTACTCAGCCTGCCATCTACAATTTTGAATGCTTGAATCCTTTTTTCATTCAATGAGTTTAAGATTAAAGAGGGAAGCAACAAAAGCTCAAATCCATTGCTCAATCCCTTTTTCATGCATCTAGTCTTAATGTTTATGTACTTGCTATTTATCAAGTTCTTATGTCAATATTTTGTGCATTTTCTGTCTCAAAGGCATGGAAGAATGCAAAGTTGGGGAAGCAACCAGCAGTAGATATGAAGATATTACATATACTTTGGATCAAGTAACAATCACAGAACAACATTCTTGGTAGTAAATCAAATTCTTTATTGGTTTGTTGCAACTTCTTTGCTTTCTTATTTCCATCTGTCTCACTCAAGGAGTTTCCTCCACAGTTTGGTATATTTCCTTCAAGATGTAGGAAACCATATCAAGAGTACAAGTCTGATTTATTTGGCCTGTGGCTAAAATCTAAAATGAAGATATTgcttaaacaaaaaatttgcttccttaCATCAATGCAAGGTATCtgatttaattattattggttttttagCACTGTTTAATTAGCCTGCAAAAGCACTTTAGCTTAGCCTGATATCTTTTCTATCTAATGAAAGAATGTTCCTTAAAGCTGGGATGTAATCTCATATTGATTCGTTTGGAAGAAATTAACTATAACTTGGAGCTTTGTATATTTTCTAAGTAAAGACAATTTTTCGTTGCAAACTGCTCCAGTATATCtgtttaataaattttcatttacatctacataagttttatttaatGGCAGTAGACATAGCTTAAAAGCAGCTTTTGTGGTTTATGAGGTAATGTAACTTGTTTaccattttattggttttttttgttttttgttttttttttttatgcatttaaaaTTGGAGTTTTTAAGTTCCCTAATTTTGAAAGGACTGAACTATTTGATATCAAGAAGAATTTGctagaaaattataatttatacgTTTGAAACTTGTGTTAAACAGTATTCATCTCTGTAGGAAATTTGGAGTACCCTCAAAAGCTTTTGCGGCTACAACTCCTAAAATCATTGACAATGTCATATCTAGCTCATCTCATAGTATAATCTTTGTTTAAATCTCAAAACAATCTTCTTTTGTTTGTCATTCATGTTTTCAGATCTTAGAAAAGTCCTCTAGTTGTTGCAAATAGCATTTGACCAACAGATTAACATATACCTTGTGGGCAGATTATTTCTGATGGACAAGGAAGATAAGATCAATCTCAAAGAAGAAATCTCATCAAGGACGTCAAGAATTCAGTTGAGGAAGGAAATGAACATGATCTTGACACCACCACTCACAAAGGAAATCGAGGAAGATGATGCCTCCCAAATATATTATATGGtatattttgcatttaatttccatttttcttgtttgattGTCTAATCCATACTTATTGCTGCTTCTCATTTGAATAGTCTTTGGTTGCTCTGTTTTGTTGTAGGAATTAGGTTTATATTTTCTGGATTATTTTTATGCTCCTCATATTGCTTATGAGTTAAATAAGTTGCAAGGCATAGTAGTAAAGTTTACTGTAGGAATTAGCACTCTGCTTCTGGAGTCTGTCTTAATAGtcaccttttttattttgaaaaaaaaaaaaaaaatcattctgaCTACTATTTTGATTGCTTGTGATGCTCATCCCCTGTTTGTTGCATAGACTTTGAAATTCACCTTAACATGTTATAGCTCCCTCAAATTAAGGTTAGGCCACTATATATATTCACTTTAGATCATTACATTGATGTCCATTGTCATTAAAAGTAGTATAATTCTAATCATTAAGAAAATTATGCCTTCTTTGCAAACTTCTTACTTCTAATGATGCTTGTTACCCTGAATAAACCCTAAATCCCAGCTACTAGAAAACATTCCTTGCTTTGCAATAGACCTCTGAGGACAGAGAAAGGATGTTCGGTGAGTGCTTGGGGATGTGAGCATGGATTTTGAACTGCCAAGGGAAttaagtttttcctttttacatACTTATATTGCCAATGAccaaattttctcaaatttgtcCTTCATTATTCTTCTTCTGGCATTATGGGTTCTCTGTCTGGCATGCAACTGTTTAGTTTCTTATAGCTTTCTCTACACTAATCTGCTGGGTTGTCACTCATGATTCAGATCACAGAAGAAGCTCATTCATCTAGTGGCCAGCGAGTATTTGAAGTTATAAGCATGGAGAATGGTGTAGTGCGCTACTGTGTTGAGTTTTACAGTGATGAAGATCTTTTGACCTCAGATTTCATATATTGAGGCCTTAATGTCATCTATTTTCTCCTCAACATCACGGTTATTATGTTAAAGGTTTGcagttttctttcctttgttttttttaacttctcaTAATTAAGGTGCTTTTCTGCTAGCTTTTTAAAGTTATCTAGGAggtatttttgtgtgtttaatCATCATTATGTAGTTCTATATGATTCCAATAAAATTACTCAACATCATTCCACCATGTGgttatctaagttttaaatcATAGTAACAAAAATGAAGTTGCTGGGGGATTAAGAGGTCTAGTCAAAGCTTACATTTTCCATATTGTTGTTTTTCAATTGCTGATTTTATCTCAGTCTGCACTGTTTGGaattttgctaaataattttgGTTTGCCTCTGGCATCAATTAAATATAACGCTACAGTACAATAATAGTTATATCCAGCATGCACAGAAATTTACTGGGTGGAGAATCAAAACACCATATTGAAGTATAAAACATGTCACCAAAGCTCAgtcatatataaagaaaacaacttGAATGCCTAACATggttctttctcattttttatttatttgtttcgGCTATGTATAAGTCATTGCCAAGTGATGAAATGTgattggaaattttgaattttttttttccccgtaAGGAGATGGTTTTCTTactgttttattttatttttgttggccTCATTTAAACCAGATATCAAATTATAGTATTTAGGGAAGTATATTTTGTGCTCAAGCAAATTCTCACGCATGGATACACTTTCGAGAAAGGCCTACAGAAGAAAC
This genomic stretch from Quercus lobata isolate SW786 chromosome 3, ValleyOak3.0 Primary Assembly, whole genome shotgun sequence harbors:
- the LOC115981567 gene encoding putative disease resistance protein RGA3, with product MAWALVSAIKDQLSSFIASEFLSIANFKGEVQKLESKFHTIQAMLNDAEKRQVKEEAVKLWLDKLKDVSYHMDDVLDEWNTAMIKAEIEKQQKDDAEKAETSSAAKKRKVWPLISVPTLLQHRDIAHKIKELNEKLDEIDREGEVYTFALTRGNEEVERPRTTSFVDVSEILGRDKVRDDLVSILLGKGSEEVRNPHVISLVGMGGIGKTTLAQLAYNDDEVKAHFEIKVWVCVSDPFNQGKVAKEIFESIKFQSPNITTLHSETKIFESIESQSPNMTALQTLLEAICKEVEGKKFFLVLDDVWTEGSTMWEPFRLALKYAAQGSRILVTTRKSRVAEMMGSVSIINLEVLSKEDCWLVFSKIAFFDRDPKQREQLEDLGTQIVEKCKGLPLAAKTLGSLMQFKRSREEWKSILDNNFWEFEDVERSLYAPLLLSYYDLSSPLRRCFSFCAVFPKDYVFSSDELVFMWMSQGYIKPKANMEIEIIAREYFENLAIRSFFQDFEKDEDDDQIIRCKMHDIVHDFAQLISKNECFTINSDMDLGVDYKNARHLWLKIPKDIQFLESICSAKNLHTLIFVLEGGYNLFTLSQHFRCLRVLTLYCGYHSMLMGLPDAVGNFIHLRYLYLVNYYGDALPETICNLCNLQILHIKFAGGLLKLPQGMDKLINLRHFKLDCKTYRDPNINFPRGFGRLTSLRTLKYFHINGEDDRCKLGELRNLNHLKGTLQINGLENVVDQCEATNAQLKKKINLRTLKLLFHPNKWDFEEITRGMDALVLNALEPPPNLEDLSIRYYKGPTMSPWMVSLTNLKNLNFEYLFIEHFPPLGKLPVLESLRIERINRLKKLGVEFMGIEESEKKEKDDISITLFPNLIFLEIYELIEWEEWNGIGGEEEEEEDCTRRFAIMPRLQHLSIRSCPKLKSLPNFLRTTPLQHLEIQNCQILEERYKRGTREEWPKISHIPNIMIGYKYVQRDGREYKIDSYLKTNLK